A region of the Emys orbicularis isolate rEmyOrb1 chromosome 6, rEmyOrb1.hap1, whole genome shotgun sequence genome:
TTCAATTACTGCATTTAAATCTCTAAGTGGGACAACCAGAGATTCAGTAATTCCTGGAGTAGCAAGGCTAGGAGCAGAGCACAGTGTTGAAAATTTGGAACCTTGGATTTCTCCTGGACACCCTATGGCCATTGGAGTCACTTAGtgccttctcttcctccctcccccacccccaggtgtgAGTATCcataactccagctgaagtcagtggctgcatggcactattgtaatTCAGGACCGCCATCTGTTTCCCTCCCCCATGGGGGGTAATACTTTCCTGACTTACCAGAGCAATATAAGGGTTAATGTTTTTGCAGTGCTTCAGATATCTAAGCACTATAGAAATGACTTGTATGTAATTTAAGTAGAAAGCTTCCATATTAAACTTGTGTTAAAATGACTTGAACACACTTCATATAAAAACATTTTCTATAACTTAAAAATGTTCTCTAACTGGAGAACCAACTATGAAGTGAAAGTTTGTAGCTTTCACTATTCATTTGGGTGGAAAGGAAAACTAAGTAGTGAATTTATAACTTGTCTACATATTGCTGTAGTGCCCAAGGGTTCCATTTAGTatgagggccccattgtgctaggtgctggtcAAGACACGACAGTCACTGCTCAAAGAGCTTAATCTAACCTACTTCCCAGTGGCTTAGCATACTGCAAAGTAGGAGGATCTACTTTCATCCATTGCTACCATGCGAGTACAATGAAAGAATACCTTTTGTGACTGAGAGCtcactgtttttgttttcaaattttcATTACACAGTCTCTTACAAGAGAAATCTTTCGACTCTTAACACTGCTGCCTTCTAGCCTGAAGTCTTTCAAGGTCTTCTAATAAAGCTAATCTCCTGGCCCTCTCTTCATATTGAGTTACTGTCCTTCCTTAAGGTAGCTGGAAGCTTCTTTGCAGGGGtttgtgttttggtttggggGATTAGGGGACCTGTCATCAAGTAGTCTCCTGTATGGTGCTACCAAATGGGCCACATAGCTGGGTTCCTGTCTATTGTGCTACTTGGGTTCCTTTTGGTAATGATGCTTCAGTACTACCTGGAAGGTTCTCTAGATATGGAGAGACAAACCATCTATGACCATTTATACCACCAGGTCATAATTAGGCTATCTACTAAAATCCACTGTAGGAAGACTAAATCTTCCTAACCCAAAGGACTCTTGATCAGAACAGGGCATTAACACCTGGTCCCTCTAAAGAGTCACAGGTTAGGCGCACACAACTTTTTGGAAGTCTTGTTCCTTAAGGAACAAGTCTCATTTTTTCCTATCCTACTCATTCTAGGCTTGCATCAGTGTAAACTACTAATCCACTTTGTGGTGGAAATGCCTCCTAATGCTGATTGAGTAGCTGTAGGTTTCTGCTTGTTATGACAGCCAAAATTCTATCACTGTAGTGAATGCCTCTTAAAGAATCCTGAAACCAGTTATACTAAACATTAGTTCTCTACTTTTGGAAAGTGTGTATAAATCCAGAACTTAAATACCTCCCCACTATTAAATGAGGAATCTGCCTCTCTTCCTTGCAGGTGGTCGCCAATGCCAAGGATGTAGTTGTTGGTGCAAAAGATGCTGTAACAATCACTGTGACTGGTGCCAAGGATACTGTTGCCCATACAATTACTGGAGTCATGGACAAGACTAAAGAAGCTGTGCATGACAGTGTGGAAATGACCAAGTCAGTTGTCAATGGCAGCATTAACACTGTCCTGGGAAGCCGTGTGGTGCAGATGGTGAGCAGTGGGGTGGATAGCGCACTCAGCAGGTCGGAGACTCTTGTAGACCATTATCTTCCACTTACTGAAGAGGAGCTAGGTAAGACTACTTGAGATGAGACCCTAACTGGGGATGGGgattgggagtgggggagagacaaGCAGTGTCACTTGACAACCCTACTAGTTGAATGGAGTGGCACTGTATTGACACTAATCTCAGACATGGCCCTTCACCATGCCAACCATGATCCCTTCTTGTCAGCAGGGAAGGCATATGAAGGAAAGTGATATTTGGAATGAAGGGGTAGGTTTTTGTCCCATCCAGATACATGTTGGACTGCCATGTAATCCTTCAGAGGCTGGACTGCTAACCTAACTTTTAGTCAGtctaaactaacttttttttctctAGCAAAAGAGGCTACAAAGGTTGAAGGATTTGAAGCTGGAGTTCAAAAGCCAAGCTACTACATTAGACTCGGATCCTTGTCTTCAAAGGTCCGCAGCCGTGCCTACCAACAGGCCTTAATCAGGGTTAGAGATGCTAAGTACAAAAGCCAAGAGACCATTTCACAGCTCAATTACACTGTTAATCTGGTAAGTTAAcaagaattctgatttggggtgtgtGAAGTGTAAATGCAAAATCTCTTGGTAGTCTTTTATCTTAGAACTGTTAAACATGGGTAACTTAACTAAAATTGTTTCACTAATTAAATCAAAGGTTCTTAATGGTACAAAACACATCCATTATCTTTCAGGTTCTCATCTTGCACTAAAACAGATTCAGTCTCCACTCCCAAAATAAGATTGCATCTGTTTTGCAAGGCTAATAGGAAAATGTACTTGTTTAATACTGGTTGCTGTTTAAAGGACCAGCTTAGACCCTAAAGTGAAGAATGTCTTGCAGTTCTATTCAAAAATCCTACTCAATTCCATTAGTAGAGTAGGATTGTTTAAATCTTGCTATGACTAACTTTTTGAAGTTGGAACTACTTGTTCTTGCATGCTCCTGCATTGTTAGAATCATGCAACAGAACACTCCTCATTCTCAGTCCTGGTATACAGTTTCTCATTTCTTTCTAAGACCTGTACATTACTTCAACACTTGCACATGATACTACTAGAAAACAAGAGGAAGGCAGacttttcttccccccctccctacGTCACTCTAAAAATGGCCTTTCATCCAACAAAATGGTCCCTCTTGAAGTGACTTTTTTGCAGAGTGGGAGGGCTAGAGAACACTTATAATAACCCTAAACTGTTTGGGATCCTTGCTTCACTACCTCATTGGTTGTTTTCTAGATTGAGTATGCCAGAAAGAACATGAATAGTGCCAACCAGAAACTTCATGATGCCCAGGAAATGCTATATCAGTCCTGGGTAGAATGGAAGAAAAACACAGGCCAAAATGATGGTGATGACTCTCACAGTGCTGAGGTAAGTAAATGTACCAAGAGTATAAATTATATACATACAAGTAACTTTTTTTTGGTCCTTGTTTTCAAAATGATTCATGGAACATCCTATGCTGCCAAGGTGCACTACAAGCATGAAGAACTTGAATGGTGtctcaccccttccccctgctgcccccattgctctgcaaaattaattaaatttagCTGTATGGTGGCCAGCTTAAGTAGTGACTTGGTTATTGGCACCAGACATAATTAGTGATGCAAGCTAATTGGCTACACCTATTGTGTTCATTTCAACAAATTAGTCTAACTAGATGCAGATGTTTCCTAGAACCCTAAACCTCATTGCAGTAATGGCCTAATGCAGTAACTGGGTGCCATTTTCTACTACATTCTCCAAATGCTGCTATAATTTTAGCAGTCAAGCTTTGGCATACTTATtgcagcctctttttttttttattattattatttagagaattaaaaaaaaaaaattaattggccTTTTGACCTCTATACTCAGCTGCCATGACCTACTGTCCAGATAGACTCTCAGGCTCAAACTATTGCTAGGGGATAAGCTACTTGCTCTCCCACACCTAGTCAGGCATTCAGATCTGTCCTGGACATCTTTTCATCTAGCTTATCTTTGGAAGGTCAGAACAACTTGGGTGGGACTgacaatgcaatttttttttcttttccctaccCTGCCAGACTATTCCCTTTCCTCCCAAGCCTCTTAGCAGGATTGGTTGCTAACTGCACAAATGCAGTAATTGATTAGCTGAACTTAAAATGCTATCTCATAAGTGCTTGAAGCTTTAAGCTGGAAGCATTAACTGTTTCACTAAAACCAAGTGAATTATTGAGCTTGTACTACAATACAGTTAGCTGAGACAAGGAACAGCCAGACCTCTTCTATACATGACCTGTAGTGTACTTCAGAGACTTGCAGCCTTCAAGGGTTCATGTAACCTGGGTCTGTCAGATGTGTTTTCAAAAGCAAGGACCCTAGTAAACTCCTTCAAGCCAACAGCTTAATAGTTTTCTTTCTATGAAATGAAGGCCCTGCTCTCATCTGCCACAGCTTCaattctccatctccccttcattCCATGGTGTGAGCTTTCAGCAACAGTACAGTTGCTGCAGTGACCAACTCTCTGGTCAATGAAATGCTTAACTCTAAAGTGCTATTATGCTTTGTTTCCAGCACATTGAATCACGCACGCTAGCTATTGCACGGAGCCTGACTCAGCAGCTTCAGACCACTTGCCTCACCCTGGTGTCAAGTATACAGGGGTTGCCGCAGAACATTCAGGACCAAGCCCATCATGTTGGGGCAATGGCAGGAGACGTCTATAGGAGTTTCCACTCTGCTTCGTCTTTCCACGAAGTATCAGATAACCTTCTCACCACTAGCAAAGGACACCTGAAGAAAATGAAGGAGTCTCTGGATGATGTGATGGATTATCTTGTTAACAACACACCACTCAACTGGCTGGTAGGTCCCTTTTACCCACAACTGGCTGGGTCTCAGCATGCTGAGCACAAGGGTGAAGGGGAGAAAAATGCCAGCCAGGATGACAAACAGCCTGAACACAGCACAGATTAAATTGCATAGCACACACATACTCTGCAGTCTGAGCTAAAAAGGTGACTTAACTACTGTAGCTGTCAGGTGACCTATGGGGAAAAATATCCACAGTGTGGGGATGGTGGAGGCCTAAAGATATGAATGTTCCTTTCTCCTCCTAAGAAGAGAAGAACTTTCATTAGAAAAATGATTTTGCTGTCCTGTCTAAGTGCCTCTGAAAATAATGACCAGCATAATGTGCCTTGAGGCTTGAAACTTCAGCAGCTTACAGCAGTGGTTCACCTTGTTTAGTTACCTGGTTAAGAAGTGTCCAGTATCGGACCTTAAATGGAACTCATTGCAACCAAAAACTTTGACTAGTCTGTGACCTGTGCAGGAAAAATATAAAAGTAGTATGATCTCATTTGGCACTCCATTTAAAAGTCCTGCAGCTCAGCAAGAGAACTTGATCAAACTTCCACTGACGTTTTGGTATCCCAGATTGTGCACTTGGCTATGATGACTCAGACTGTACAATTGTCTTAAGAATCACCTCATTGGACAGGTCACACAAGCATAATGCCATAATATGACTCTGCTACTTGCTTTTGCTTTCAAGTAAGGCTTCTAACTTGTTCAGCCAAAGTTATTTAAATGCTCTGAGTTTTCATtgccttgatttttttaaatctttttttctaaaaaaatcctTATATAACTTCCCAATTAACTAAAACCAGTACTGAGAATTAAATCTGCAGTATGGAATATGAACACATGTTTGTACCAGGGTGCCTAGTCTCATGtgtctttgtagtgctttttCACCTTTTTTGTAATTCATTTTGTATGTTCAGTAATAAATGCTTCAGCAGCCAAAGTCTGTCTCATTTGAATggtgtaaaaacaaacattttagcaCTTCCTTATTAAATACTGTGACTCACTGTCTTGCTAAATTGAATTGGGTCCAGGAGAAGGCAGGCTTGAAATGCAAACAAAGTAGATACAAACTACTGGTTACTAACCCACATCAGATGCATTACACATAGAGATGGGTCAGATGTTGCTGCTGCATTTGTTTCCTACCCATGAGTCCCCAGCCACCCTTCCGCTCCCTCTTAGCTTTATTCCAGCTTGTCTGTGCTTATTGTCTGCCTTAGTGAAAACTTGGACTGTAGAAATGACTGCTCAGTAATGTAAAGGAGGTGGTCTGTGCAGGATGGCCTGGACAGATGTTTGTCCTGCTTGCAGTATGGGCATTCTTGCATGTGACTTCTAATACCTACTGCATTGGCagtcctccccctgcagccaatATACTCTTAGTTTGAAAAATCAGAACTGAAAATAGATGGCTGTTTTGTGTGGTTTTTGTATAATCAAACATGCATTTGAAACTACAAAGACTTGAAACTTAATCACACTACTTAATTTGCTTATTACATGTGCTGCATATTGTACACTCTGGagagaaatgtgttttttttttttttaaattctgatatGTACTAATGGACACTAGTTAATTTATTCTACCCTAGGTCAAGCTTGGACTAACTAGTTCAGCATCTGGGCTCTCCCTATTGGCACAACTAAAGCCTCAAACCACTGCATATCCACTACTAGAAATGAGGATGGCTTTTTTGTGCCATGCTGCAGTAAAGCAACCATTTAAAGATGAAAATCAAAGTGGCTAGTGAACTCAAAGTGAATAGTGGGCCAAGGCTGTTGGAGGAGACCTTCATGCTTAATGAATGGGCAGGTTAAGATGTTCAAGCTTCTGGGTTAATAGCAtcttaccaaattcatggtccattttggtcaatttcagtcataggatttttaaatagctgaaatttcagtgttgtaattgtaggggtgaGGGAGTcgtcaaggttattgtagggagggttgcagtactgctacccttacttatGCACTGTTGGCAGCAGCATTGCCTTTGGAGCTGGAGAGCGtcggctgctggccgggtgccccgctctaaaggcagcagcacagaagtaagggcagcatggtatggtattgccttcagagcggggcacccagccaacagctgccactctccagctgcccagctccaaaggcagcacagaagtaagggtggcaatactgcaacccacCTAAAATAACCTGGTGCCCCCACACAACtccctttgggtcaggacccccaatttgagaaacactgatctcccCTGTAAAATCTGtgtagtacagggtaaaagcgcACAAGACCAAATTTttatgggggagaccagatttcatggctcatgaccctttttttttttatgcccatgaatttggtagggtgcTAGTTATTAATAGTAGACTCAAGAGTATTCTaatggatttgtttttaaatgtaccatGAGATGGGGACTGATTTCTGCTGTTCCTTTTAATCTGTATTTTACTTTGTAAAATCTCTAATCTTAGGtttttgggtggtttttttaaaatattttacaaatgtaAGTAGGACTGTGGATACTGGAACAACTGTTGGTAACTCAGACAACCTCCTCCATTCTCCCTTATTGTTGGCTTGTGGTTATCAGTGGAGAACAAAGTCCTAATTCAAAGGCACTCCTAAACTGCTGTAATTTACATATTGAGGGACCAAAAGTGCAGGAGGAAAAGCCAACTAACAGGAGGTTGTAAGTTAAAGTGTAGGAGTCATAGTGCCTCCTGTTGGACCCTCTTCTGGGCCTTTTGGCATCTAAGTTGCACACCAACTTAGACTATGGGATGAATTCAGAGGATGTGCAAGGAACTATAGCACACCATGAATGAGCAAGTCGGTCTGTGTAACTTACTTGTTGAAGGGACTTGAAGGTGTGGAAAATCTAAAGCAGCTTAAATCTCTGAATTGGCCCTAAACTTTCTCCATGGTAAATTGACAGTTTAAGAActccttaaaacaaacaaaacccactcTATTTATGCAGAAGCAACACAATGGAGTTTCATGATCAGTTGAAGTGTGAATTGGTGGTAGAGGATTATTAGTAAAAGCACTTGCAGCTACACTAGCTAGGACTGAGGACAAATGGGTTGTAGTACTAGACTGGGGTAGTCATTtggaccatgggccaaatccacaCTGCCAGACACTGAACAGACtgcaaaatcttatttacttaaCATTATTGTTGCAGTGGGAGATGGTTTTTCTGTAGTTTAGACCCTGACTATACCTTGATCAAGAAATTTGGACTTTAACAAAAAATAGACTACCCCTGTGCTAGACTCCATCCAAATGAGTGCCTGTGAAAGCATGATGCTGTCAGTTCTCCTGGTCTGAGCACAGAGGCAGCCTTGGGCCGTAGAGGGAAGACTAAGAAACCAACTGCTACTCCCACGTAGGCTGAGAGATTCAGGATTGAATTTCCAAATTTCAGCTGTTTGAGGCTGGTGGGTCCCCGGGAGTGGAGCTCTTGAGCAGCCCTGGTCAGCCATTCTCCTGAACCATAAGACTGAGCAAAAGTATTCAGGTGACTTGCTGACCTCTTTCCAAGAAGGTGAGACTTGCCACCTGAGGAAGAGCTTAGAAAAGGTCTCCAGGAAGAGACAGCTACTACAGGATTAGGAGTAATTTCCTTAGATAAATAGGAAACTGAGGTCAAACAAGTGGATATTCTGGGTTCTGACCTTTGCCCTCATAGTTGAAGGGGAGCAGTGTGGTTCACAAATGCTAGTTAAACTGAATCACAACTAACTCATTCAGCTCTTTCCTTGAGAGACAGTAGCTGTCTGTATACAGATGTTCCCTGAGCAGCCCCTGCCACATGACTCCAGACGTCAGCTGTGCCTAAGCTCCCATTAGATAGCTCCAGTGCTGAATTACAACACCTAGTGCAGATGCATCTGTGGGCTGGTCCATGGTTTGACTACATCCATATTTGCCTGCTAAACCATTTTGGTTGAAGTAACATTATACTGTATTTGCTATGGGACTATTTTGAAGCTATAGACTAAAAGCATAATAAATCTTCAAATGGGAAGAATCTCTACGGCTGATAAAGCCCTGGAAAGAGTAGAAGCTGTTCATACAGATGTctaatgcttttttttctttcttaaaccTTCCTCACCATGCTTGCATAATGAGTAGCTCAACTGCACTTTGTAGAAACTCTCCACTCTACCATCAGCCTGAGAATAAAGATGAgatttcatctttttttaaacattgtttgTGGTTTGAAACACTATTCCAGTAGGTCATTATACAATGTAATGTGATTGCAGTGCCATAATGATTAGTGTGGGTGAGGGAGAGATCTGAAACAACCAGACACTCTTCTAGATGTGGgaggaaaacaaaaaaccaaaccactaTACATCTCAGCTATTGATTTCTGCAGTCAGCTTCACCTCATAGCTTCCTTTGCTATACAGTGACAATCATTTTGTAAGCTACCAAAGTCTTAAATATACTGATTTATAAACAAGTACACTGTCCTCTAGAATAAAGTGTTATAAAGTAATAATTGGTAAAGTTAAGCCTCACTTAATTGTAATGCAAGATCTTTGACCTAAAGGTGAGCCTGACTGACTCTACACCCACTTTTAGATACTGGTTACTTCTACTACTTCAGGTTTTTGGTCTAGAATAACCATTTAAGGTTCTAGAAAACACTTGTACCCTGCAATACTTTTCTACTCCAAAAGTGAATACTTAACCTGAGGAAGTTAAGTTCTGGAATCTGTACTTGGATATTATTACAAAATATGTCACTACTTTACACAGTGCTCTCTGGAACAAAGAGCTTTCAGTTTCCATAATAACATAGTGACAGCTTCTTTGGGGGATCAAGATGGGTTGGAACACATTCTAATCTTAGCAGACTATCTTAATAACACACCTGTTGGTGCTCTTTGTAATATTATTACTGACTACACCAGGACTCAGGCTCCATAATGCATTCACTGCTTAcaaatcttccccccccccccccccccatatgagCTGGAAAAAATTGCCAAAAAGTCTCATCCACAAAAATGAGGACCTATATTCTAACCTGCAATTCTCAATTAATTTTGTGGATTGCTTTCTCAATAGAGTATTAAACTCAGGCAGTGCAGTGCTTGTTGTTTTAACATCTGGTCAGTAGTATTGTGAATACTCATTAATTAAATATTGATATCTGTTCTGAATTTATTAGTTTTGAAACTTGAGTTTTTTTGAAGTTTTCAGTCTCTTAGATGCATGCAAATAAAGGCAGAATCCATGTGCTAAAACTGTAAAGTAAGAAACTGCTTTTCTATGCTGATTGTATGTAGTTCTGTTTCAAAAGTCTCTTCATCGCCCCCACATTTTTCTTACTAAAGTTACAAAATACACATTAAATTCTGATAAGACAGTGGCTAAATGCACATATCACTAGAGTACAGTTTAACTTTTTATGGAGTAAAGTACCTTAAAAGAGAATGTAACTAGTGTtgatggagggggaaggagtgcaaGAGATGTTTTACCTGGCTTTTTTGGTCATAATCACACAAAAAATGAGGATTACATGTTCTCCCATTCCCCATCAAATATGAAACAACTGATCTATAAGGGCAAATACAGAGGTGATGTAGAAGTTAGACTCTCTTACATTAAAGGCTTATAATTGGTAGGGGCTTTTGCATTGCTCTATATGGGGGGTTGCATAAATGTATAAATGTGCTCCACTGGTGCAACTTACCAGATTCAGAATAAAGATAAATCTGATGCAAACCCTGTTGTTGGCTGACATAGTGCATTTACACAGGGTTTGCAGCTGGTGTAGCAATCGCTAATATTAATAGGCCCTAATTTAGAGTCCCTTAGAGCTACTTACATCCATTCTTTTAACATCTAAAGGAGTTTAAGTGCAAGTAACTTGAGAAGGTGTAAATGACTGTGACTCCAATGTAGACTCCCTTAAATATGAGTATAGTGGGTAGAAGTAGTTCTGCAGGAGTTTATTGTAAGTCTAAGGCTATGTCAACACTGCgcatcttacagtggcacagttgtacAGCTAcatctgtgccactgtaaggtacTCCATGTAGCCcctctgtcagcaggagagagctctcctaccaacaaaataaaaccacctccaacgaggggtgATAgctttgttggtgagagagtcttcccacacagacaaagcgctgtccacaccggcgcttttcgtcaggaaaacttttgttggtcaagggtgtgtttttttttttttttttttttcccccccacacccctgactgacaaaagttttactgacaaaagtgcagtgtagacatagcctaacttaCTATCGCCTCCACATTTGGCTCCTGGTATCTTGGTTACATTGTTTTAGATTTCCTAGTCCATTACTAGTTTGGCAAGGAGTGCTATGTCCAGATCCTGAAAGTATACAGAGTTATTTTAAATGTGTTACTATGTGGAGTCTTTCTTACTATGTGGATGTTTTGTGCAGCAGGGTGCAGAGTAATTTCTGCCAATAGAGGGATGGATCCTCATTCTTGCTGccatctgaagtcagtgggattaatGCTATTGATCTCATTAGAAGATCAAGCTCTATCTAAAACTAGTCAATGGCTGCTGTAGGCCTTTATGCTGCACTCCTCATGCTAAGTGTCATCATcccggggctcaagcaatgtcTTTTGAAACCCAGTTTTATTTTACTGGAGGCACTCATCTCTCTGGAGCCCTGTTCTAGATTCCCTACCTGTAAATCAACTTCAGAGCCAGAGCTCCACAATCTAGAGAGGTTGCTGAGTAATATGAGGAGCCACTTCCTTCTTGGGCCCATGCCTCCCTGTTCCAAAGGTGTCATCCCCGATAATAAGGACTGAGCATAGTTTGCTGCATAGCAGCGCATACCGTGCCATCAAGATAGTTCTTTAAAGAACAAATttaacagagggggaaaaaaataaactgggTTGCTTCTCAGTCTAGCATGTTTCAGATAGTTCAATTGGAGTAGGAGATTCATTGGTATTTGCTTGCTATTTTATCCTAACTGTACACCCAAGCACTATACACATCCTGCAGTTGCTGCACAAATGCTGTAGCTGAGTTTGTGTTTTCTCAGCTTGCTTACATTTAAGCCAACTCTGCATTAAACtgtgaaaaatatatttactttGCTCAgactgggtaacattttcaaaaatgcctgaatCAGCTAGcgtaaatcccattttcaaatgctCCCAAGCTCCTAAATCACATACATTTCACTGACAGGAATggaaattaggctcctaaatggcttctgaaaattttgcccaacATCTAGATGTGCTAAGAGCTTTACTAACCAATTTAACATACATATAAAAATCACTTTGACCATCATTGCTCACTCAACAGCTAACGGTTCATACTAATTCTACATACCCAGTTAGGGTAGGGATTGAATAATATGCAACATTGAAACTGAGGCGTGCATGAGTGATGGAATGGGTATTCTCCACTTGTAGTAGGGTAGTGTCAATTCTGCTGGGGATGATAGTGGttggtttaaaaatatattagtagCTCTTGAGTTGATAACTATTATGAAGTTACTTGGTGGCAGATTTGAGCTTTGACAAATGAAAGTTTAGCCATGTAGTCTGTTTCTTAAAATGTTGATCAGTGTGAGTCCATTACAAATATAAACTTTCTTTGGCAAACTATTGTGAAATGTTAATTTCTCACAATTAGAGGCAATCACTTCCCCATACAATTTCTTCAGAACAAGATTGAAGCCTACTGCCTCAATTGAGTGCAGTGTAGAAGAGCTTGTGTTGATATCACCtgtgctgtatctgttctgtgaaTAACCAGGCTCTCCAACTAGCTCCTTACATAACCATTAATTTTTTCTCTATCCCTCATTCCCCTCTGAAGTTTGAAGAGGACTGAAGATAAAGATGATATAGCAAACATATATAACACCTATAAATTGATATGAGATATAATATACACTGTCTCTGCAAGAGACCAATCTTATTAGAAAACCTTCTTAACATACCACCCCAAAGTATTATGAAATGTTCTGTGTTTGAGTGCAGTTCTGTTCCACCTTTATTATAAGAATGTATCCATTAATACactaatttatattttttaagatGTTTCTGTCATTCTATCTATCTAAAATAAGACTGAGAATGTTTGATTTGTTTaatactttgggcctgattttcagaggtactgaacaTCTGCAGCCTtggttgacttcagttggaggcATGAGTGTTCAGCTCCCTGCAAATCAGGTCCTTCAGTTTTTACCTTCACGTTTATTTGGATTTCTTCCTCTGCAGGTGCCAGATTTCACTATCACAGACTTGTCTTCAGAATCTGATGAAATTCCAGACATTTTGGGTTTGGATGAGGAAGACCAGCAAGATTTTTCACGCACAAATGGTCCTATCACCACGGGACCAAGAGCTGAATAAACATCAGGCACAAAACTGTTCTCTTGATTtgatatgggttttttttttttttttttttttgccatgttaACTTatatttctgctttttaaaaagaaatctatcTAGCTCTTGGAGTGTACAGTTTTTGGATCAATTTTGTTTCACTTAGCTGCATTGAAATTCTGATTTGCATCTCTTTTTTTAAGGACTGCATTTTAGTGTAACTCAATAGCATGGGTGTCAAACTTCCATCTTCCAGGCCTCCTATGGCCCAATCAGTGTAGCCGACTGGTGTACACATCCATTTAAAACTGCCCTGCTATTTTGTTTGCTGTCAGGAACAGCCAAAACAGCACTCCAGCATTTTGCACAAAGGACTGTCAGTAAAAGGAAACTGACTAGGATTTGCTGATAAAAGTTTCCCTTTTTAGTCTATGTGTAAGGCACTTCTGCATCTACCTCTTTGCTGCTGAAAAGGACTACAGGCTTGGCTTG
Encoded here:
- the PLIN2 gene encoding perilipin-2 isoform X1, coding for MALVAADSQQNVVARVVNLPLVSSTYDMVSSAYVNTKDNHPYLKSVCEIAEKGVKTITAVAMTSAMPIIQKLEPQIAVANSYACIGLDKIEERLPILYQPTDKVVANAKDVVVGAKDAVTITVTGAKDTVAHTITGVMDKTKEAVHDSVEMTKSVVNGSINTVLGSRVVQMVSSGVDSALSRSETLVDHYLPLTEEELAKEATKVEGFEAGVQKPSYYIRLGSLSSKVRSRAYQQALIRVRDAKYKSQETISQLNYTVNLIEYARKNMNSANQKLHDAQEMLYQSWVEWKKNTGQNDGDDSHSAEHIESRTLAIARSLTQQLQTTCLTLVSSIQGLPQNIQDQAHHVGAMAGDVYRSFHSASSFHEVSDNLLTTSKGHLKKMKESLDDVMDYLVNNTPLNWLVPDFTITDLSSESDEIPDILGLDEEDQQDFSRTNGPITTGPRAE
- the PLIN2 gene encoding perilipin-2 isoform X2; its protein translation is MALVAADSQQNVVARVVNLPLVSSTYDMVSSAYVNTKDNHPYLKSVCEIAEKGVKTITAVAMTSAMPIIQKLEPQIAVANSYACIGLDKIEERLPILYQPTDKVVANAKDVVVGAKDAVTITVTGAKDTVAHTITGVMDKTKEAVHDSVEMTKSVVNGSINTVLGSRVVQMVSSGVDSALSRSETLVDHYLPLTEEELAKEATKVEGFEAGVQKPSYYIRLGSLSSKVRSRAYQQALIRVRDAKYKSQETISQLNYTVNLIEYARKNMNSANQKLHDAQEMLYQSWVEWKKNTGQNDGDDSHSAEHIESRTLAIARSLTQQLQTTCLTLVSSIQGLPQNIQDQAHHVGAMAGDVYRSFHSASSFHEVSDNLLTTSKGHLKKMKESLDDVMDYLVNNTPLNWLVGPFYPQLAGSQHAEHKGEGEKNASQDDKQPEHSTD